A single window of Solea solea chromosome 9, fSolSol10.1, whole genome shotgun sequence DNA harbors:
- the org gene encoding oogenesis-related: protein MTVEIHRDTVELEQQNTEDRVERRDGVLRSLLRGLFWPFGIVVRAYHGFWWVIGFRQPKPSVAVNPEVTSPARQSLAGRKRLHRVTRLLLSVLPRWVQGALGYPVSNSIGLSLSPEIRVSPTKPCGKGSKRKQDELDEDEEEEHQTWVEALNQELADDEDPEEDPDYEPSSVETESEEYRSHNNTESDIEVQEKGVVIIQDVNVDIDPSAPVQVACPAV from the exons ATGACTGTTGAAATTCACAGAGACACCGTGGAGCTGGAGCAGCAAAACACGGAG GAccgagtggagaggagagacgGCGTACTTCGCTCCTTGCTCCGCGGCCTCTTCTGGCCTTTTGGCATCGTG GTGCGTGCCTACCACGGGTTCTGGTGGGTCATCGGCTTCCGGCAGCCAAAGCCGAGTGTCGCCGTTAACCCCGAGGTTACCAGTCCCGCACGTCAGAGCCTCGCCGGCCGCAAGCGCCTGCACCGGGTCACACGCCTGCTGCTGTCGGTTCTGCCCCGCTGGGTGCAGGGCGCACTGGGTTACCCGGTCTCCAACAGCATCGGGCTCTCCCTCTCCCCAG AAATCAGAGTCTCTCCTACCAAACCATGTGGAAAGGGCAGCAAGAGGAAGCAGGATGAGTTGGATGAGGACGAGGAAGAAGAGCATCAGACCTGGGTGGAGGCACTAAATCAGGAGCTTGCTGATGATGAGGACCCTGAGGAGGATCCAGACTATGAG cCCAGTAGTGTAGAGACGGAGAGTGAAGAGTACCGCTCGCACAATAATACAGAGAGTGACATTGAAGTTCAAGAGAAGGGAGTGGTCATTATTCAAGATGTAAACGTG GATATTGACCCTTCAGCTCCTGTTCAAGTTGCTTGTCCTGCTGTTTAA